In one window of Desulfonatronospira thiodismutans ASO3-1 DNA:
- a CDS encoding F0F1 ATP synthase subunit delta, producing MIGNIVARRYARALFALGQKQGDKELKAYGDDLASIADVLEGSPELFRIFRNPVISVSEKKGILTKVLGKLKPSKTISNFCHLLADKGRLDHLTEIQVYYAKLLDDYQGVLRGEIVTAIKLADNLKQDIVGKLEKQSGQQVTLDYKVDPEIVGGLVLKVGDKVLDASIKAQLQILKENIKRGE from the coding sequence TTGATAGGTAATATTGTAGCCAGGAGATACGCCCGCGCCCTTTTCGCCCTGGGCCAGAAGCAGGGAGACAAGGAGCTCAAGGCTTACGGTGACGATTTGGCCAGTATTGCGGATGTTCTCGAGGGCTCACCCGAGCTTTTCAGGATTTTCCGCAATCCGGTAATCAGCGTGTCTGAAAAAAAAGGCATTCTAACCAAGGTGCTGGGCAAGCTCAAACCCAGCAAGACAATTTCCAATTTTTGCCACCTGCTTGCAGACAAGGGCAGGCTGGATCACCTTACTGAGATTCAGGTCTATTACGCCAAGCTTCTGGATGATTACCAGGGTGTCCTGCGCGGAGAAATTGTGACGGCCATCAAGCTGGCGGACAATCTCAAGCAGGATATCGTGGGCAAACTTGAAAAACAGTCCGGTCAGCAGGTTACCCTGGACTACAAGGTAGATCCGGAAATCGTTGGGGGACTGGTGCTTAAGGTCGGGGACAAGGTGTTGGATGCCAGCATAAAGGCTCAACTGCAAATTTTGAAAGAAAACATCAAAAGGGGTGAATAG
- a CDS encoding F0F1 ATP synthase subunit B family protein: MNTKTKLLILGAVLLAAALFNLADPLTLPDDARDQIWRVINFIIFLTIIYYAGGKKLFEFFPSRSNEIETEIKDLETRRQEAEKKLQDVEKSISNLEQERAQILEQAKTQGETLKQQIVAKAESQAEQIKEQAKVSAQQEAKLALQEIRAELAEKVVESTEAMIKKKLKAEDHKALINDSLTRVVLN; the protein is encoded by the coding sequence GTGAACACAAAGACAAAATTGCTTATTCTGGGGGCAGTACTGCTGGCGGCTGCTCTGTTCAATCTGGCAGATCCCCTGACCCTTCCCGATGATGCCAGGGATCAGATCTGGAGAGTGATAAACTTTATCATCTTTTTGACCATCATTTATTATGCCGGGGGCAAAAAGCTTTTCGAATTTTTCCCCAGCCGCAGCAACGAAATCGAAACCGAAATCAAGGACCTGGAAACAAGACGCCAGGAGGCTGAAAAGAAGCTTCAGGATGTGGAAAAAAGTATTTCTAACCTGGAGCAGGAACGGGCCCAGATACTGGAACAGGCCAAAACCCAGGGGGAAACCCTCAAGCAGCAGATAGTGGCCAAGGCCGAGAGCCAGGCCGAGCAGATCAAGGAACAGGCCAAGGTTTCCGCTCAGCAGGAAGCCAAGCTGGCCCTGCAGGAAATCCGCGCTGAACTGGCCGAAAAAGTGGTGGAATCCACCGAGGCCATGATCAAGAAAAAGTTGAAGGCCGAGGATCACAAGGCTCTTATTAACGACAGCTTAACAAGGGTGGTGCTAAATTGA
- a CDS encoding ATP synthase F0 subunit B, whose translation MIDLDITFFIQLVNFFIVLLLLNLILYKPIRGMLRKRAEIMNQKVEDVESFNSRADEKLKTYEKELEMARLKAQELRQEKKNEGLDTEKQIVQAASDEASSILQSAREKARKEKESALTALKKQVDKFAGHAADRILGKA comes from the coding sequence ATGATTGATTTAGACATCACCTTTTTTATTCAATTGGTCAATTTTTTCATTGTCCTGTTGCTGCTGAACCTGATCCTGTACAAGCCGATAAGGGGCATGCTCCGCAAGCGTGCAGAGATCATGAACCAGAAGGTCGAGGATGTCGAAAGCTTCAATTCACGGGCGGATGAGAAGCTCAAGACGTATGAAAAGGAGCTGGAAATGGCGCGCCTGAAGGCACAGGAGCTCAGGCAGGAGAAAAAGAATGAGGGTCTGGATACGGAAAAGCAGATTGTGCAGGCAGCCTCGGATGAGGCCTCATCTATCCTGCAGTCTGCCAGGGAGAAGGCCAGGAAGGAGAAGGAGAGCGCACTGACGGCGCTTAAGAAACAGGTGGATAAATTTGCAGGACATGCCGCAGACAGAATTCTGGGCAAGGCCTAA